The following nucleotide sequence is from uncultured Roseateles sp..
GCAGATCTGGAACCAAGTATAGCCACACCCCCATTCGAGGGGGTTGAATGGACTTTTACTTACTTATCTGACAGGATTTTTACGAATCGGAGACATCCCTCGGCCAATACTTTTATGTTAGGGATTGATGGCTTCAAAATATAATGATAATTACGTCAACAAGTATCGGCGGCCTATATATATCGTAGGCAGCCGATCCCGCCTCTGATGCGATAGGCCGGCGATGCAGCACTTGGCAAGGTACAGTTCGTCGATCCATGCCCCAGATCACCCCGCTCGCAGACCCCGCTGTCTCTCCCGCGTCCAGCCCGGACACCCGCAACCCTGACGCGCCCGCCGCCAAGCCCGCGCCGCCGTCTTTGCCGATCGCGGCACACCTGAAGCGCCTGCCGCCGGAGATCACCCCGGAGCAGCTGGCGCAGATCCGCCAGGCCGCCTACAACCTGCCCCAGGTCGTCACACCGGCCGATTTCATTGCCGAGCACTCGCCCGGCTTCGAGGAGTACCTGGACGGCAAGGGCTTGATCCTGTTGCAGAAGGCCGTGCCCGGCGCACGCCCCAGCCGCTGGATCGAGCCGGCGCTGATGGGCGAGGCCCTGCTGCATCTGCAGGCCATGCACAAGGTCAAGGGCAGCGGGCGCATCGTGCGCACCCTGCTGCTGGAGCGCACCGCCCTGCTCGAGGGCTTCGGCCTGCAGCGCCGCGGCAGCGGCTGGCTGCGCCTGGCCAAGCAGGGCCTGAACCTGACCCTGCCCAGCGGCGCGGTCTGGCGCATTCCGGTCGCCTTCGAGCGGCCAACGGACGCCGCGCCGATCTGGCAGTTCTATCGCGATGGCGACCATGCGGCCCTGCTGCGGGCGCTGGGAACCATGCCGATCTACACCGAGGCCCCGGCCCTGGCCGCCCACCTCAGCGGCCTGGTCACCCAGGGCCTGGCGCGCAAGGAGCTGCAGATCGACTCGCTGCTGCCCGGCCTGCTGACCGAATGCGCAACGCCGCAAGAGCTGGCCCCGCTGATGGCCAGCTGCACCCGTGCGCTGGAACGCTGGCAGCACCGCGTCGCCGAGCTCGACACCCTGGAAGGTTTGAACACCGAGCTGGCCTTCCAGGGCTACCCCGACACCTTCCAGCGCGCCCGCCGCATGCAGCGCCAGATCACGCTGTTCGTCGGCCCGCCCAACAGCGGCAAGACGCACGCCGCCTTCGAACGCCTGGCCCGGGCCGAGAATGGCGCCTACCTGGCGCCGCTGCGCCTGCTGGCCCTGGAAGGCCGAGACCGCCTGCAGGCCCGCGGCGTGCCCTGCTCGCTGCGCACCGGCGAGGAGAACGTGCCGGCCGAGCAGGCCCGCGTGGTCTCCAGCACCATCGAGATGGTCGGCACCTCCGAGCCGGTCGAAGTGGCGGTGATAGACGAAGCGCAGATGATCTTCGACCCCTACCGCGGCTGGGCCTGGACCCAGGCCATCGTCGCCGTGCCGGCCGAGGAGGTCATCATCATCTGCTCGGCCTATGCGGTGCCGGCGCTGCAGAACCTGCTGGGCCTGTGCGGCGAGAGCTGCGAGGTGCGCCAGTTCGAGCGCAAGCAGCATGTGCAGTTGCTGCCCGCGGCCGTGCCGATCGCGATGCTGAAAAAGGGCGATGCGGTGGTGGCCTTCAGCCGACGCGAAGTGCTGATGCTGCGCGACCAGATCGCCGCCGATGGCAAATCGGTATCGGTGATTTATGGCGCCCTGCCGCCCGAGGTGCGCCGCCGCGAGGCCGAGCGCTTTGCCGAGGGCGCCTCGCATGTGCTGGTGGCCACCGACGCCATCGGCATGGGCCTGAATCTGCCGATACGCCGCGTGCTGTTCAGCACCCTGACCAAGTTCGATGGCGAGGCCGACCGCACCTTGAGCATCTCCGAGGTGCACCAGATCGCCGGCCGAGCCGGCCGCTACGGCATGCACGACGAAGGCTTCACCGGTGTGCTGCGCGAGGCCGAGCCTGCCGCCGCGCGCACCCTGAAAGACCTGCTGGAACGCCAGCCCCGCGCGCCGCGCGACTTCAAGGCCCCGGTGGCGCCCAACTGGTGGCATGTCAACACCATCGCCACCCGGCTGGGCAAGACCCAGCTGCGCGAGGTGCTGGGCGTTTTCATGGATCAGCTGCGCCTGGACAACCAGCATTTCGAGGTCGCCGAGCTGGAACAGATGCTGGAGCTGGCCGAGAAGCTGGATCACAGCGCCGGT
It contains:
- a CDS encoding helicase-related protein; protein product: MPQITPLADPAVSPASSPDTRNPDAPAAKPAPPSLPIAAHLKRLPPEITPEQLAQIRQAAYNLPQVVTPADFIAEHSPGFEEYLDGKGLILLQKAVPGARPSRWIEPALMGEALLHLQAMHKVKGSGRIVRTLLLERTALLEGFGLQRRGSGWLRLAKQGLNLTLPSGAVWRIPVAFERPTDAAPIWQFYRDGDHAALLRALGTMPIYTEAPALAAHLSGLVTQGLARKELQIDSLLPGLLTECATPQELAPLMASCTRALERWQHRVAELDTLEGLNTELAFQGYPDTFQRARRMQRQITLFVGPPNSGKTHAAFERLARAENGAYLAPLRLLALEGRDRLQARGVPCSLRTGEENVPAEQARVVSSTIEMVGTSEPVEVAVIDEAQMIFDPYRGWAWTQAIVAVPAEEVIIICSAYAVPALQNLLGLCGESCEVRQFERKQHVQLLPAAVPIAMLKKGDAVVAFSRREVLMLRDQIAADGKSVSVIYGALPPEVRRREAERFAEGASHVLVATDAIGMGLNLPIRRVLFSTLTKFDGEADRTLSISEVHQIAGRAGRYGMHDEGFTGVLREAEPAAARTLKDLLERQPRAPRDFKAPVAPNWWHVNTIATRLGKTQLREVLGVFMDQLRLDNQHFEVAELEQMLELAEKLDHSAGALSLRDRFIYAQAPVDTRTVGQVEEFLGWTQDHAKRGQASSPWFLAEVDEHSRLDRMEMALRSCTLWLWLDLRFPGVFGLVDAVVDLRSRLNDGIERQLKGKKALWQRGGRR